Below is a window of Bacteroidota bacterium DNA.
AAATCCTCTTCACCAAGAAAGGTATCGACTTAGGGCCGTCGCGAATCTCGCATGCTTCGGGGGAGCCGGGGCCGGGCCGCTGATGGATGATTGATGAAGCATAACTCCCCGCCAGAAGATATCATATGAAGAAGCGCGTAAAACCCCCGAAAGCACGACGGTCATCGACCGGGCGACGGCCACAAAAAAAATATCTTCTACGCCTCTACGTTACGGGCACCACACAACGATCCATGCGGGCGATCGCGAACATCAAGAGCATCTGCGAAGATTACCTGAAAGGAAGATATCAACTTGAGGTGATTGATATCTATCAGAATCCCAGCCTGGGGAAGGGAGAACAAATCATCGCTTCTCCGACCCTCATCAGGCGGCTTCCGTTACCCCTGCGAAGATTTATCGGGGATCTTTCCGATACTGAACGCATTCTCCTTGGGCTTGACCTACAAACGGGACAGCACTCTGGCGACAAGACGAAGATCGTACGAAAACCTTAGGCGGGAGATCGTCTTCCTCCGTTCCCGACTCGAAGAGACCGAGCAGACGCTGCTCGC
It encodes the following:
- a CDS encoding circadian clock KaiB family protein; this encodes MRAIANIKSICEDYLKGRYQLEVIDIYQNPSLGKGEQIIASPTLIRRLPLPLRRFIGDLSDTERILLGLDLQTGQHSGDKTKIVRKP